A genomic region of Burkholderia humptydooensis contains the following coding sequences:
- a CDS encoding efflux RND transporter permease subunit codes for MFERLIRFAIAHRWLVMLAIAAAASLGVYSYQKLPIDAVPDITNVQVQINTSAPGYSPLEAEQRITYPVETAMAGLPNLEQTRSISRYGLSQVTVIFRDGTDIYFARQLVNERIQEAKDKLPPGVAPAMGPTSTGLGEIYLWTVEAEAAARKPDGARYTSADLRELQDWVVRPQLRNVPGVTEVNSIGGYVKEYRVAPNPTKLMSYGLTLADVVRALERNNDNVGAGYIEKRGEQYLVRVPGQARSVDDIANIVLTNVGGVPVRVKDVGAVDIGRELRTGAATANGEEVVLGTVFMLMGENSRAVAKAVAAKMADVNRTLPAGVRAIPVYDRTVLVEKAVQTVKKNLLEGAVLVIAILFLFLGNIRAAVITALVIPLSMLMTFIGMVNAKVSANLMSLGALDFGIIVDGAVVIVENCIRRLTHAQHAAGRPLTRDERFAEVFAASQEARRALIFGQLIIMVVYLPIFALTGVEGKMFHPMALTVVMALAAAMALTVTFIPAAVALFIGRRVEEKENRLMSAAKRLYAPALDAFVARPRQVLAGAAAVVALALVLATRLGSEFIPSLNEGDLAVSAQRIPGTSLTQSIAMQQSIEKALKARFPEIERVFARTGTAEIAADPMPPNLSDGYIMLKPVDQWPNPRKSRDTLRQEIEAVLAELPGNAYEFSQPIQLRFNELISGVRSDVAVKIFGDDMAVLDATGERIAAALQKVPGASEVKVEQTTGLPVLTVNLDRDKLARYGVTVGDVQDAVAAAVGGRKAGLLFQGDRRFDIVVRLPDELRTDVEAIKRLPIALPFPAPAGASGPVVQAPYVPLAEVATVDVSPGPNQISREDGKRRVVVSANVRGRDVGSFVADARERIAADVQVPAGYWLSWGGQFEQLQSASERLKIVVPLALAMVFVLLFVMFNNAKDGLLVFTGIPFALTGGVASLWLRGIPLSITAAVGFIALSGVAVLNGLVMISFIRNLRDEGVPLDAAVRDGALTRLRPVLMTALVASLGFLPMALATGTGAEVQRPLATVVIGGILSSTALTLLVLPVLYRVAHSAPLRATLSERLIDRLAGLAPAAVLRRRRESSR; via the coding sequence ATGTTCGAGCGCCTGATCCGCTTTGCGATCGCGCACCGCTGGCTCGTGATGCTCGCGATCGCCGCGGCCGCGTCGCTCGGTGTCTACAGTTACCAGAAGCTGCCGATCGACGCGGTGCCCGACATCACGAACGTCCAGGTTCAGATCAACACGTCCGCGCCCGGCTACTCGCCGCTCGAGGCCGAGCAGCGCATCACGTATCCGGTCGAGACCGCGATGGCCGGCCTGCCGAACCTCGAGCAGACGCGATCGATCTCGCGCTACGGGCTGTCGCAGGTCACCGTGATCTTCAGGGACGGCACCGACATCTACTTCGCGCGCCAGCTCGTCAACGAGCGCATTCAGGAGGCGAAGGACAAGCTGCCGCCCGGCGTCGCGCCCGCGATGGGGCCGACGTCGACGGGCCTGGGCGAGATCTACCTGTGGACCGTCGAAGCGGAGGCGGCCGCGCGCAAGCCGGACGGCGCGCGCTACACGAGCGCCGACCTGCGCGAGTTGCAGGACTGGGTCGTGCGCCCGCAGTTGCGCAACGTGCCGGGCGTGACCGAGGTGAACTCGATCGGCGGCTACGTGAAGGAATACCGCGTCGCGCCGAACCCGACGAAGCTGATGTCGTACGGGCTCACGCTCGCCGACGTCGTGCGCGCGCTCGAGCGCAACAACGACAACGTCGGCGCGGGCTACATCGAAAAGCGCGGCGAGCAGTACCTCGTGCGCGTGCCGGGCCAGGCGCGCTCGGTCGACGACATCGCGAACATCGTGCTCACGAACGTGGGCGGCGTGCCGGTGCGGGTGAAGGACGTCGGCGCAGTCGACATCGGCCGCGAGCTGCGCACGGGTGCCGCGACGGCCAACGGCGAGGAAGTCGTGCTCGGCACCGTGTTCATGCTGATGGGCGAGAACAGCCGCGCGGTCGCGAAGGCGGTGGCCGCGAAGATGGCCGACGTGAACCGCACGCTGCCCGCCGGCGTGCGCGCGATTCCCGTGTACGACCGCACGGTGCTCGTCGAGAAGGCCGTGCAGACGGTCAAGAAGAACCTGCTCGAAGGCGCGGTGCTCGTGATCGCGATCCTCTTCCTGTTCCTCGGCAACATCCGCGCGGCGGTGATCACCGCGCTCGTCATTCCGCTGTCGATGCTGATGACGTTCATCGGCATGGTCAACGCGAAGGTCAGCGCGAACCTGATGAGCCTCGGCGCGCTCGATTTCGGCATCATCGTCGACGGCGCGGTCGTGATCGTCGAGAACTGCATCCGCCGGCTCACGCACGCGCAGCACGCGGCGGGCCGCCCGCTCACGCGCGACGAGCGCTTCGCCGAGGTGTTCGCCGCGTCGCAGGAAGCGCGCCGCGCGCTGATCTTCGGGCAACTGATCATCATGGTCGTCTATCTGCCGATCTTCGCGTTGACGGGCGTCGAGGGCAAGATGTTCCATCCGATGGCGCTCACCGTCGTGATGGCGCTCGCGGCCGCGATGGCGCTCACCGTCACGTTCATTCCGGCCGCGGTCGCGCTCTTCATCGGCCGCCGCGTCGAGGAAAAGGAAAACCGGCTGATGAGCGCCGCCAAGCGCCTGTATGCGCCCGCGCTCGACGCGTTCGTCGCGCGGCCCCGGCAGGTGCTCGCGGGCGCGGCGGCCGTCGTCGCGCTCGCGCTCGTGCTCGCCACGCGGCTCGGCAGCGAGTTCATCCCGAGCCTGAACGAAGGCGACCTCGCGGTGTCCGCGCAGCGCATTCCGGGCACAAGCCTCACGCAGTCGATCGCGATGCAGCAGTCGATCGAGAAGGCGCTGAAGGCGCGCTTCCCCGAGATCGAACGCGTGTTCGCGCGCACCGGCACCGCGGAGATCGCCGCCGATCCGATGCCGCCGAACCTGTCCGACGGCTACATCATGCTCAAGCCCGTCGACCAGTGGCCGAATCCGCGCAAGTCGCGCGACACGCTGCGCCAGGAAATCGAGGCGGTGCTCGCCGAGCTGCCCGGCAACGCATACGAGTTCTCGCAGCCGATCCAGTTGCGCTTCAACGAGCTGATCTCCGGCGTGCGCAGCGATGTCGCGGTCAAGATCTTCGGCGACGACATGGCGGTGCTCGACGCGACGGGCGAGCGGATCGCCGCCGCGCTGCAGAAGGTGCCGGGCGCGTCCGAGGTGAAGGTCGAGCAGACGACGGGCCTGCCCGTGCTGACCGTCAACCTCGATCGCGACAAGCTCGCGCGCTACGGCGTGACGGTGGGCGACGTGCAGGACGCGGTTGCCGCGGCGGTCGGCGGGCGCAAGGCGGGCCTGCTGTTCCAGGGCGATCGCCGCTTCGACATCGTCGTGCGGCTGCCCGACGAGCTGCGCACCGACGTCGAGGCCATCAAGCGGCTGCCGATCGCGCTGCCCTTCCCCGCGCCGGCGGGCGCGAGCGGCCCGGTCGTCCAGGCGCCTTACGTGCCGCTCGCCGAGGTCGCGACGGTCGACGTCTCGCCCGGGCCGAACCAGATCAGCCGCGAGGACGGCAAGCGCCGCGTCGTCGTGAGCGCGAACGTGCGCGGGCGCGACGTCGGCTCGTTCGTCGCCGACGCGCGCGAGCGGATCGCGGCCGACGTCCAGGTGCCGGCCGGCTACTGGCTGTCGTGGGGCGGCCAGTTCGAGCAGTTGCAAAGCGCGAGCGAGCGCCTGAAGATCGTCGTGCCGCTCGCGCTCGCGATGGTGTTCGTGCTGCTGTTCGTGATGTTCAACAACGCGAAGGACGGCCTGCTCGTGTTCACCGGCATCCCGTTCGCGCTGACGGGCGGCGTCGCGTCGCTGTGGCTGCGCGGGATTCCGCTGTCGATCACGGCCGCGGTCGGCTTCATCGCGCTGTCGGGCGTCGCGGTGCTCAACGGCCTCGTGATGATCTCGTTCATCCGCAACCTGCGCGACGAAGGCGTGCCGCTCGACGCCGCCGTGCGCGACGGCGCGCTCACGCGGCTGCGGCCGGTGCTGATGACGGCGCTCGTCGCGTCGCTCGGCTTCCTGCCGATGGCGCTCGCCACGGGCACGGGCGCGGAGGTGCAGCGCCCGCTCGCCACCGTCGTGATCGGCGGCATCCTGTCGTCGACCGCGCTGACGCTGCTCGTTTTGCCGGTACTCTATCGGGTGGCGCACTCGGCGCCGCTGCGCGCGACGCTTAGCGAACGCCTTATCGACCGGCTCGCGGGACTCGCGCCCGCGGCCGTGCTGCGCCGTCGGCGCGAATCATCGAGGTGA
- a CDS encoding DUF4148 domain-containing protein produces the protein MNTKKLMAWAAAAALTTLAVSPAAFAQGKTRDEVRQELIRAQHEGIVPAGKNDYPPSEALVQRNQELHAISVHDGKSSLALDQHDRAVAR, from the coding sequence ATGAACACGAAAAAACTGATGGCATGGGCCGCCGCCGCGGCGCTGACGACGCTGGCCGTCTCGCCCGCCGCATTCGCGCAAGGCAAGACGCGCGACGAGGTTCGGCAGGAACTGATTCGCGCGCAGCACGAGGGCATCGTGCCCGCCGGCAAGAACGACTATCCGCCGAGCGAGGCGCTCGTCCAGCGCAACCAGGAACTGCACGCGATCTCGGTGCACGACGGCAAGAGCAGCCTCGCGCTCGATCAGCACGATCGGGCCGTCGCGCGCTGA
- a CDS encoding TolC family protein: MPKRIFAALVSAAITASAAQAQPAPASSAPDRQAAASSDARASSVRAARSAFPAPLASTSASSAASPALSLDDALTLAAANNPLLKSAQSGADASVSALVQAGARPNPTVSFLQEGFDRQERTTTGLVSQTIELGGKRRARIDAASYGRAFALASLDGRAAALRADVTGAFYGVLAAQRQLQVAEESAAIAARSADMADKRARAGKVSPVEATKARVAQTAAQIELSNAQTRVSAALARLANATGSADVRGRVASGDLDALPGVEPLPQLLGRLDDAPQARAAKADMLRTNAQIAIERAKRVPDITVSAGVKHVVTGGAPDNQAVVGVSIPLPLFDTNRGAILEAVHQAAKANADFDAERARLRLDLAQAYANYERSTSEARRLKADVLPAARQSLDAMSRGYQLGKFSFLDVLDAQRTLFDAQSRYVQALADAHQSFADIERVVGAPARDAARPLAQLR, from the coding sequence ATGCCCAAGCGTATCTTCGCCGCACTCGTGTCGGCTGCGATCACGGCGTCGGCGGCGCAAGCGCAACCCGCGCCGGCCTCATCCGCGCCCGACCGCCAGGCCGCCGCATCGTCCGACGCCCGCGCGTCCTCCGTGCGCGCTGCGCGTTCGGCGTTCCCCGCGCCGCTTGCGTCGACTTCGGCGTCATCCGCCGCTTCGCCCGCGCTGTCGCTTGACGATGCGCTGACTCTCGCCGCGGCGAACAATCCGCTGCTGAAAAGCGCGCAATCCGGTGCCGACGCGTCCGTCAGCGCGCTCGTCCAGGCGGGCGCGCGGCCGAATCCGACCGTGTCGTTCCTGCAGGAAGGCTTCGACCGGCAGGAGCGGACGACGACGGGCCTCGTCAGCCAGACGATCGAGCTCGGCGGCAAGCGGCGCGCGCGCATCGACGCCGCGTCGTATGGCCGCGCATTCGCGCTCGCGTCGCTCGACGGCCGCGCGGCCGCGCTGCGCGCCGACGTGACGGGCGCGTTCTACGGCGTGCTTGCCGCGCAGCGGCAGTTGCAAGTGGCGGAGGAATCCGCCGCGATCGCCGCGCGCTCGGCCGACATGGCCGACAAGCGCGCCCGCGCCGGCAAGGTGTCGCCCGTCGAGGCGACGAAGGCGCGCGTCGCGCAGACGGCCGCGCAGATCGAGCTGTCGAATGCGCAAACGCGCGTGTCGGCGGCGCTCGCGCGGCTCGCGAACGCGACGGGCAGCGCGGACGTGCGCGGCCGCGTCGCGTCGGGCGATCTCGATGCGTTGCCGGGCGTCGAGCCGCTGCCGCAATTGCTCGGCCGGCTCGACGACGCGCCGCAAGCGCGCGCGGCGAAGGCCGATATGCTGCGCACGAACGCGCAGATCGCGATCGAGCGCGCAAAGCGCGTGCCGGACATCACCGTCAGCGCGGGCGTCAAGCACGTCGTCACGGGCGGCGCGCCGGACAATCAGGCGGTCGTCGGCGTGTCGATTCCGCTGCCGCTCTTCGATACGAACAGGGGCGCGATTCTCGAAGCCGTCCACCAGGCCGCGAAAGCGAACGCCGATTTCGACGCCGAGCGCGCGCGCCTGCGGCTCGATCTCGCGCAAGCCTACGCGAACTACGAGCGCTCGACGAGCGAAGCGCGGCGGCTGAAGGCCGACGTGCTGCCCGCCGCGCGGCAGTCGCTCGACGCGATGTCGCGCGGCTACCAGCTCGGCAAGTTCAGCTTCCTCGACGTGCTCGACGCGCAGCGCACACTGTTCGACGCGCAGTCGCGCTATGTGCAGGCGCTCGCCGACGCGCATCAGTCGTTTGCCGATATCGAGCGCGTCGTCGGCGCGCCGGCGCGCGACGCCGCCCGCCCCCTCGCCCAACTTCGCTGA
- the irlS gene encoding heavy metal sensor histidine kinase IrlS, with the protein MIRRLLPRTLRARLTALIILSTAATLALSGIALYSALHNRLADMSSHEMSATLAAMRTHLANVENVDDIPRKSDLWVDQLHGHQNLDLAIYDTGGRLLFATRGFVAPRAAPAGTTFGYLAGDAPLRGAGTRTARVVVQYDGKNDRALLRAYAYTVVVIEVLAVVLTAALAYGIAMLGLSPLRRLVARAEQMSSSRLAQPLPELDTSGELKEMEHAFNGMLKRLDESFVRLSQFSSNLAHDMRTPLTNLLAEAQVALSKPRTADEYRDVIESSIDEYQRLSRMIEDMLFLARSDNAQRHLAIRTLDAAAEAGRVAGYYEPMAEDAEVSIVVRGKAGVRADALLYHRALSNLISNALNHAPRGSTITIDCTQTASATTVRVSDTGHGIEPQHRERIFERFYRVDPARHNSASGTGLGLAIVRSIMENHGGTCGVDSEPHVRTTFWLTFPAHAA; encoded by the coding sequence ATGATCAGACGCCTGTTGCCCCGCACGCTGCGCGCGCGCCTGACGGCGCTCATCATCCTGTCGACCGCGGCGACGCTCGCGCTGAGCGGCATCGCGCTCTACAGCGCGCTGCACAACCGGCTCGCGGACATGTCGTCGCACGAAATGTCGGCGACGCTCGCGGCGATGCGCACGCATCTCGCGAACGTCGAGAACGTCGACGACATCCCGCGCAAATCGGATCTATGGGTCGATCAATTGCACGGCCACCAGAATCTGGATCTCGCGATCTACGATACCGGCGGCCGGTTGCTGTTCGCGACACGCGGCTTCGTCGCGCCGCGCGCGGCGCCCGCCGGCACGACGTTCGGCTATCTCGCGGGCGACGCGCCGCTGCGCGGCGCCGGGACGCGCACCGCGCGCGTCGTCGTGCAGTACGACGGCAAGAACGACCGTGCGCTGTTGCGCGCGTATGCTTACACGGTCGTCGTGATCGAGGTGCTCGCCGTCGTGCTGACGGCGGCGCTCGCCTACGGCATCGCGATGCTCGGCCTGAGCCCGTTGCGGCGGCTCGTCGCGCGCGCCGAGCAGATGTCGTCGAGCCGGCTCGCGCAGCCGCTGCCGGAGCTCGATACGTCGGGCGAGCTCAAGGAGATGGAGCATGCGTTCAACGGGATGCTCAAGCGCCTCGACGAATCGTTCGTCCGGCTGAGCCAGTTCTCGTCGAATCTCGCGCACGACATGCGCACGCCGCTCACGAACCTGCTCGCCGAGGCGCAGGTCGCGCTGTCGAAGCCGCGCACGGCCGACGAGTACCGCGACGTGATCGAATCGAGCATCGACGAATATCAGCGTCTGTCGCGGATGATCGAGGACATGCTGTTCCTCGCGCGCTCCGACAACGCTCAGCGCCATCTGGCGATCCGCACGCTCGACGCGGCGGCGGAGGCCGGGCGCGTCGCCGGCTATTACGAGCCGATGGCAGAAGACGCGGAGGTGAGCATCGTCGTGCGCGGCAAGGCCGGCGTGCGGGCGGACGCGCTGCTCTATCACCGCGCGCTCAGCAACCTGATCAGCAACGCGCTCAATCACGCGCCGCGCGGCTCGACGATCACGATCGACTGCACGCAGACCGCCAGCGCGACGACGGTCCGCGTATCGGACACTGGCCACGGCATTGAGCCGCAACACCGCGAGCGGATCTTCGAGCGGTTCTATCGCGTCGATCCGGCGCGGCACAACTCGGCGTCGGGCACCGGGCTCGGCCTCGCGATCGTGCGCTCGATCATGGAAAACCACGGCGGCACGTGCGGCGTCGACAGCGAGCCGCACGTGCGCACGACGTTCTGGCTGACATTTCCCGCGCACGCGGCTTGA
- a CDS encoding acyl-CoA dehydrogenase family protein codes for MSHAPADPAISTGADYASLTARFRPIFARIAEGAIERDRTRALPHEPIRWLKEAGFGAVRVPVHAGGAGASIPQLFELLIELAAADSNLPQALRGHFAFVEDWLNAPAGPARQAWFDRFASGQLVGNAWTEVGDVALGEVRTKVAKRDGRWVVNGEKYYSTGAIFADWIDVYAQRADDGSPVIAAVATHQDGVIRDDDWDGFGQATTGSGTTRFVDAHVDEANVIDFARRFKYQTAFYQLFHLATLAGIGRAVERDASAFVRGRKRIYSHGNAPRVSDDAQILQVVGEISAWAYAAEAIALRAAQPSQRAYEAHAGGDAAAVHDANVAAEIESAQGQLVVSELVLRAATHLFDALGASAISATKALDRHWRNARTVASHNPLVYKARIVGDRAVNGTEPPYVWQIGTGPGTREDQEKAA; via the coding sequence ATGTCTCACGCCCCTGCCGATCCGGCGATCTCGACCGGCGCCGATTACGCGTCGCTCACAGCCCGCTTCCGGCCGATCTTCGCGCGCATCGCCGAAGGCGCGATCGAGCGCGACCGCACGCGCGCGCTGCCGCACGAGCCGATTCGCTGGCTGAAGGAAGCCGGATTCGGCGCGGTGCGCGTGCCCGTGCACGCGGGCGGCGCCGGCGCGTCGATCCCGCAGCTCTTTGAATTGCTGATCGAGCTCGCGGCCGCCGATTCGAATCTCCCGCAGGCGCTGCGCGGCCATTTCGCGTTCGTCGAGGACTGGCTGAACGCGCCGGCCGGCCCCGCGCGGCAGGCGTGGTTCGACCGCTTCGCAAGCGGCCAGCTCGTCGGCAACGCGTGGACGGAGGTCGGCGACGTCGCGCTCGGCGAAGTGCGCACGAAGGTGGCGAAGCGCGACGGCCGCTGGGTCGTGAACGGCGAGAAGTACTACAGCACAGGGGCGATCTTCGCCGACTGGATCGATGTCTACGCGCAGCGCGCGGACGACGGCAGCCCGGTGATCGCCGCCGTCGCGACGCATCAGGACGGCGTGATCCGCGACGACGACTGGGACGGCTTCGGCCAGGCGACGACGGGCAGCGGCACGACGCGCTTCGTCGATGCGCACGTCGACGAAGCGAACGTCATCGATTTCGCGCGGCGCTTCAAGTACCAGACCGCGTTCTATCAGTTGTTCCACCTCGCGACGCTCGCCGGCATCGGCCGCGCGGTCGAGCGCGACGCGAGCGCGTTCGTGCGCGGGCGCAAGCGGATCTACAGCCACGGCAACGCGCCGCGCGTGAGCGACGACGCGCAGATCCTGCAGGTCGTCGGCGAAATCTCGGCGTGGGCGTACGCGGCCGAGGCGATCGCGCTGCGCGCCGCGCAGCCGTCGCAACGCGCTTACGAAGCGCACGCCGGCGGCGACGCGGCCGCCGTGCACGATGCGAACGTCGCGGCCGAAATTGAATCGGCGCAGGGGCAACTGGTGGTGTCGGAGCTCGTGCTGCGCGCGGCAACGCATCTGTTCGACGCGCTCGGCGCATCGGCGATCAGCGCGACGAAGGCGCTCGATCGTCACTGGCGCAACGCGCGCACGGTCGCGTCGCACAATCCGCTCGTCTACAAGGCGAGGATCGTCGGAGATCGCGCCGTCAACGGGACCGAGCCGCCATACGTCTGGCAGATCGGCACGGGACCCGGCACGCGGGAAGATCAGGAAAAGGCGGCATGA
- the lepB gene encoding signal peptidase I codes for MMTILAWWKEYRKLIAFLFFMVVFRSAVADWNVVPSGSMLPTIRLGDRIFVDKLAYDLRVPFTHVRVAHLGDPQRGDIVTVDSSAAHELLVKRVIGLPGDVVEMRDNVLYIDGKRVRYAPLGANLLSSDATARGEYRAERLAGATHVVRLSPDAPSPRSSFGPVVVPNGAYLMLGDNRDDSADSRYYGFFPRDEIMGRTRRVAFSLDPSRFYLPRIGRFGARLDGPLG; via the coding sequence ATGATGACGATTTTGGCGTGGTGGAAGGAGTACAGGAAGCTGATCGCCTTCCTGTTCTTCATGGTGGTCTTTCGCAGCGCGGTGGCCGACTGGAACGTCGTGCCGAGCGGATCGATGTTGCCGACGATCAGGCTCGGAGACCGCATCTTCGTCGACAAGCTCGCCTATGACCTGCGCGTGCCGTTCACGCACGTTCGCGTCGCGCATCTGGGCGATCCGCAGCGCGGTGACATCGTGACCGTCGATTCGTCGGCCGCGCACGAACTGCTCGTCAAGCGCGTGATCGGGCTGCCCGGCGACGTCGTCGAGATGCGCGACAACGTGCTGTACATCGACGGCAAGCGGGTGCGCTACGCGCCGCTCGGCGCGAATCTGCTGTCGAGCGACGCGACTGCCCGGGGCGAATACCGGGCCGAGCGGCTGGCGGGCGCGACGCACGTCGTCCGTCTGTCTCCCGACGCGCCGAGCCCGCGCAGCTCGTTCGGGCCGGTGGTCGTGCCCAACGGCGCTTACCTGATGCTCGGCGACAACCGCGACGACAGCGCGGACTCCCGCTATTACGGCTTCTTCCCGCGCGACGAGATCATGGGGCGCACGCGCCGCGTGGCGTTCTCGCTCGATCCGTCGCGATTCTATCTGCCGCGAATCGGGCGGTTCGGCGCACGCCTCGACGGCCCGCTCGGCTGA
- a CDS encoding efflux RND transporter periplasmic adaptor subunit yields the protein MQRTQLIVAGAAAAGVLAIALALARSPSAPSTSAASGAGAAAAASGATGPHGGAMRAQGALSAEIALSEKPDDARLVVYPFVDGKPVDKGATVSGTLTRHDGGRIALQFTQAGAKYTSAQPIAKPHVFDASIDVKVGARRASFPFSRADGAIALNDGQIGAAKIGVARAAPAQIVTSFQLPGEIKFNEDRTAHVVPRVAGIVERVAVSIGENVRQGQLLAVIASADLADRRSELMTAERRLQAARTSYAREKTLWEERISAEQDYLQAQVQLREAEIAAANARQKLAALNARAAPGALNRYELRAPFAGTIVEKHIAPGEAIAADANVFVVSDLSSVWAEMAVPAQRLNDVRVGRHASVSAAAFESKSGGPIAYVGALLGEQTRTAPARVVLPNPDGAWRPGMFVNVTVDAGTQNVPVAVASDALQDVDGAPAVFVRTPKGFVAQAIETGRRDDKTVEVVKGLAPGQTYAAANSFVLKAELGKGVADEH from the coding sequence ATGCAACGCACGCAACTGATCGTCGCCGGCGCGGCCGCGGCCGGCGTCCTCGCCATCGCGCTGGCGCTCGCGCGCTCGCCGTCCGCGCCGTCCACGTCGGCGGCCTCCGGGGCCGGCGCCGCCGCTGCCGCATCCGGCGCGACCGGGCCGCACGGCGGCGCGATGCGCGCGCAAGGCGCGCTGTCCGCCGAAATCGCGCTGTCCGAGAAGCCGGACGATGCGCGCCTCGTCGTCTATCCGTTCGTCGACGGCAAGCCCGTCGACAAAGGCGCAACTGTCTCCGGCACGCTGACCCGCCACGACGGCGGCCGCATCGCGTTGCAGTTCACGCAGGCCGGCGCGAAATACACGTCGGCGCAGCCGATCGCGAAGCCGCACGTGTTCGACGCGTCGATCGACGTGAAGGTCGGCGCGCGCCGCGCGTCGTTCCCGTTCTCGCGCGCGGACGGCGCGATCGCGCTGAACGACGGGCAGATCGGCGCGGCGAAGATCGGCGTCGCGCGCGCGGCCCCCGCGCAGATCGTCACGAGCTTCCAGTTGCCCGGCGAGATCAAGTTCAACGAGGACCGCACCGCGCACGTCGTGCCACGCGTCGCGGGGATCGTCGAGCGGGTCGCCGTGTCGATCGGCGAGAACGTCAGGCAAGGGCAACTGCTCGCCGTGATCGCGAGCGCGGATCTCGCCGACCGGCGCAGCGAGCTGATGACGGCGGAGCGCCGGCTGCAGGCCGCGCGCACGTCGTACGCGCGCGAAAAGACCTTGTGGGAGGAGCGCATCTCCGCGGAGCAGGATTACCTGCAGGCGCAGGTGCAATTGCGCGAGGCGGAAATCGCCGCGGCGAACGCGCGGCAGAAGCTCGCCGCGCTGAACGCGCGCGCCGCGCCCGGCGCGCTCAACCGCTACGAGCTGCGCGCGCCGTTCGCGGGCACGATCGTCGAGAAGCACATCGCGCCCGGCGAGGCGATCGCGGCCGATGCGAACGTATTCGTCGTGTCCGATCTGTCGTCGGTGTGGGCCGAAATGGCCGTGCCCGCGCAGCGCCTGAACGACGTGCGCGTCGGCCGCCACGCGAGCGTCAGCGCGGCCGCGTTCGAATCGAAATCGGGCGGGCCGATCGCGTACGTCGGCGCGCTGCTCGGCGAGCAGACCCGCACCGCGCCCGCGCGCGTCGTGCTGCCGAATCCCGACGGCGCGTGGCGGCCCGGAATGTTCGTCAACGTGACGGTGGACGCCGGCACGCAGAACGTGCCCGTCGCCGTGGCGAGCGACGCGCTGCAGGACGTCGACGGCGCGCCCGCCGTGTTCGTTCGAACGCCGAAGGGTTTCGTCGCGCAGGCGATCGAGACGGGCCGGCGCGACGACAAGACGGTGGAGGTCGTCAAGGGCCTCGCGCCCGGCCAGACCTACGCCGCCGCGAACAGCTTCGTGCTGAAGGCGGAGCTCGGCAAGGGCGTCGCCGACGAGCACTGA
- the irlR gene encoding heavy metal response regulator transcription factor IrlR, with product MRILIVEDEPKTGMYLRKGLTEAGFVADWVEDGVTGLHQAETEEYDLIILDVMLPGHDGWTVLERLRRERSTPVLFLTASDDVGDRVKGLELGADDYVVKPFDFVELVARVRSILRRGQARESTVLRIADLELDLTRRKATRQGDVVLLTAKEFALLWLLMRREGEILPRATIASQVWDMNFNSDTNVVDAAIRRLRAKIDDAYEPKLIHTVRGMGYVLEVRGGSAPGR from the coding sequence ATGCGAATACTGATCGTGGAAGACGAGCCGAAAACCGGCATGTACCTGCGCAAGGGGCTGACCGAGGCGGGCTTCGTCGCGGACTGGGTCGAGGACGGCGTGACGGGCCTGCATCAGGCCGAGACCGAGGAATACGACCTGATCATCCTCGACGTGATGCTGCCCGGCCACGACGGCTGGACCGTGCTCGAGCGGCTGCGGCGCGAGCGCTCGACGCCCGTGCTGTTCCTGACCGCGAGCGACGACGTGGGCGACCGCGTGAAGGGGCTCGAGCTCGGCGCGGACGATTACGTCGTCAAGCCGTTCGATTTCGTCGAGCTGGTCGCGCGCGTGCGCTCGATCCTGCGCCGTGGGCAGGCGCGCGAATCGACGGTCCTCAGGATCGCGGACCTGGAACTCGACCTGACGCGGCGCAAGGCCACGCGCCAAGGCGACGTCGTGCTGCTGACCGCGAAGGAGTTCGCGCTGCTGTGGCTGCTGATGCGCCGCGAGGGCGAGATCCTGCCGCGCGCGACGATCGCGTCGCAGGTGTGGGACATGAACTTCAACAGCGATACGAACGTCGTGGACGCGGCGATCCGCCGGCTGCGCGCGAAGATCGACGACGCGTACGAGCCGAAGCTGATCCACACGGTGCGCGGGATGGGCTACGTGCTCGAAGTCAGGGGCGGGAGCGCGCCCGGCCGATGA